A single Bacteroidales bacterium DNA region contains:
- the trmD gene encoding tRNA (guanosine(37)-N1)-methyltransferase TrmD has product MSLRFDIITVLPELLESPLNHSIVKRAKEKKLVEINVHNLRDFSPYKHRQVDDYPYSGKGGMVLMVEPIFNAIEHLKKQCEYDEIIYTSPDGELFNQKLANELSLKKNILILCGHYKGIDHRVREHLITREISVGNYVLTGGELAAAVMVDSIVRLLPGAIGDEMSALSDSFQDNLLAPPVYTRPAEFNGWRVPEVLLSGNEKEIDKWKFEQAIERTKRLRPELLKETEKEDQ; this is encoded by the coding sequence ATGAGTCTTCGTTTCGATATTATCACTGTATTGCCAGAGTTGCTTGAAAGTCCGCTGAACCATTCTATCGTTAAACGGGCAAAAGAAAAAAAATTAGTGGAGATTAACGTTCACAATTTACGCGATTTTAGTCCGTATAAGCATCGTCAGGTGGACGATTATCCTTATAGCGGCAAGGGTGGAATGGTGCTTATGGTAGAGCCTATATTTAACGCTATTGAGCATTTAAAAAAGCAATGCGAGTACGATGAAATTATTTACACTTCGCCCGATGGTGAGCTTTTCAATCAGAAGTTGGCTAATGAACTTTCACTAAAGAAAAATATTCTTATTCTTTGTGGTCATTACAAAGGTATCGATCATCGTGTACGCGAGCATTTAATTACACGCGAAATTAGTGTTGGCAATTATGTGCTAACTGGTGGCGAACTGGCAGCAGCGGTGATGGTCGATAGCATAGTGCGGCTTTTGCCCGGAGCCATTGGCGATGAAATGTCGGCGCTCTCAGATTCGTTTCAAGATAACTTATTGGCTCCTCCGGTTTATACCAGACCAGCCGAATTTAACGGTTGGCGTGTGCCCGAAGTCTTGCTTTCGGGCAACGAAAAAGAAATTGATAAATGGAAGTTTGAACAAGCGATAGAACGTACAAAACGCCTCAGACCTGAATTATTGAAGGAAACCGAAAAGGAAGACCAGTAA
- a CDS encoding four helix bundle protein — MEKRDLTLRTKDFAIKVFKLIELLPKTKASEVISYQNLRSASSVAANFSACTRAKSRADFTNKIKIVLEETDEIAMRINSSRQNDENLNLKIKK, encoded by the coding sequence ATGGAAAAAAGAGATTTAACTTTAAGGACTAAAGATTTTGCAATAAAAGTTTTCAAGCTTATTGAATTATTACCTAAAACAAAAGCTTCTGAAGTTATCTCTTACCAAAATTTACGGTCAGCTTCTTCAGTTGCTGCTAACTTTAGTGCATGTACGAGAGCTAAATCAAGAGCAGACTTTACCAATAAAATTAAAATTGTACTTGAAGAAACAGATGAAATAGCCATGAGAATAAATTCATCTCGTCAGAATGACGAGAACCTTAATTTAAAAATTAAAAAATAA